The Streptomyces sp. NBC_01275 genome has a segment encoding these proteins:
- a CDS encoding GbsR/MarR family transcriptional regulator gives MPGGRLTQQERQQIALGLADELAYAEIARRLDRPTSTITREVMRNGGPTAYRADLAHRATERRTHRRREAAPRGPEAPPQAHGRDAEAVREYEETFTAVFMQTGLPKMTSRVLVSLYTTDAGSLTASELVQRLQVSPASVSKAITFLESQGLIRRERDERRRERYVVDDDVWYQGMIASARSHAQLVETARQGVSVLGPDTPAAARLENIARFVDFVGESIIRAAEQAREVLYTKAETTPRGPAEPPSPGSNQVSSQQVRPT, from the coding sequence ATGCCGGGAGGCAGGCTCACCCAGCAGGAACGCCAACAGATCGCGCTGGGGCTGGCCGACGAGCTCGCCTACGCGGAGATCGCCAGACGTCTCGACCGCCCCACCTCGACGATCACGCGTGAGGTGATGCGGAACGGCGGCCCCACCGCCTACCGTGCCGACCTGGCCCATCGCGCCACCGAACGCCGCACCCACCGGCGCAGAGAGGCCGCGCCCCGTGGGCCGGAGGCTCCCCCGCAGGCCCACGGACGCGACGCCGAGGCGGTGCGCGAGTACGAGGAGACGTTCACCGCCGTCTTCATGCAGACGGGCCTGCCCAAGATGACGTCCCGGGTGCTGGTGTCCCTCTACACCACCGACGCTGGCAGCCTCACCGCGTCCGAGCTCGTCCAGCGCCTCCAGGTCAGCCCGGCGTCCGTCTCCAAAGCCATCACGTTCCTCGAGAGCCAGGGCCTCATCCGCCGGGAACGGGACGAACGCCGCCGCGAGCGCTACGTCGTCGACGACGACGTCTGGTACCAGGGGATGATCGCCAGCGCCCGGTCCCACGCCCAACTCGTCGAGACCGCGCGGCAGGGCGTCAGCGTCCTCGGGCCCGACACACCGGCCGCTGCCCGCCTGGAGAACATCGCCCGCTTCGTCGACTTCGTCGGCGAGAGCATCATCCGCGCCGCGGAGCAGGCCCGCGAGGTCCTCTACACAAAAGCCGAGACGACCCCGCGCGGCCCGGCCGAGCCGCCTTCGCCGGGCTCGAACCAGGTGTCCTCTCAGCAGGTGCGGCCTACGTAG